The genomic segment TTAtacatagttacaataatttgatttcttttttagaataaaataagcAATTTGTAATTACAGtggtaagtaatattatttgtactttaTCGGAAATTCAAGACACCAAGTCAAGAAGTAATATgtctaattataatgtaatagtttataataatatataatatgtacagcgcttcagtaaaacaataaaatattggcCGATGAgctatttgattatttgaaatattctttaggactctaattttttaatttgctgttgacaaaacataattattttgttctataataattgtaatttaaactttcagataatacttatataaaaacgtatttaaaggaggcgttaaattaattaaaattttaagcgGTGTATTTTGCATTGTATTTCATAAGCTTTCGATGGTGGTTATTTTTATACTGCATTtgggaattattatttattaatattaacactgTTAGCTactcattgatattatattattatttaaaactaccaATCATTATCTCTTTTGGATCGTACGTGAATAACTGTccacgttttaaattttatacaaaatatatacaattgacAGCACTTTTCCTTAAACAGCCACAAACACAATGGGTTGAATTATTTCAAAggcaatatttgattttttagacatacctacaaataaaaaagtcaataatttcaaatcattTGAGATACGACTGCGctaaaaaaacttaacacaTCTAATACCACCCACGAACAATTATTGAACCTATGATTTcttgataacaattataatattatcatgatgcaCACACGTCGCGTTGaaggtatattatggtatacttACTGGCAAACTGCAGCAATAGCATGACGTGGAACCCAACGATGGTGGAAATCAGGTGCGTGAACCCGGCGTGTTTATGCCTGGGAAGCACTTCTAAGAACACCACGAACGCCAGCGATGCTGCTCCCAGTGCCTGTGAGGTGGCGTGCAAGATGCCGGGCGATGGCAGCTTATTGGCCGCGTTGTTGTCGCAGCACTGCGATAGGGCCATGCCGATCGCGACTCCGACGGGCGTGACAGTGGCGAAGACAGCGGAGCACACAACTATTGCAGAATTCCGAGCTCCTGACCAGGCCAGTTCCATGCCCAGGCAGAAGGCGATTATCAGTTTAGTCCCGGATGCGGTGGCGTACGTGTACCACAGGGCGTCGTCGGGGCCCGCGGTTTCCAAGCCGAACGACAGGCCTACGAACGCCTCTTGGAATGACAGAGCAACCACGGCGAAGAGGACGCGGAACGACTTCGGGGGTGGCTGGGAGTCGGGAGTTGCGGCAGTACTAGTTCCGCGTCCGGGGCCGCGCGACAAGTTAACGTATTCGTCGACGATGAAGACAGCAAAGAGGGCCGCGCAGAATATTAGGTCACCTAAGTGGTCGGAGCCTGGCAGCCGGCCGTCCGCCTGGAGGATTCGCACTGTACGCCGGACATCGGGCTGCATACGTACGAGGGCGGTGAACATAAGCACGCCTCCGCCGAAGCACAAAAGCAGCGACGCGACCGTCGGTTTCCGCGATATTCGTACCCTGGACGCACGCCATGTGTGTGCAAACTTTATAGGTGATAGGCCAGTGGCAAAGGAGCACAGGCATAGTAGGAGCGAGATCGATGCTTTGGCCGCGGTTATGTGGGCTGTGGTACTAACTGGATTCATCGCTACGCTGTGGTCCATGGCGTGAAAGATAAGCACTGTGAAATCATCGATTATATcggttatgtaatattatgatatcttgAGGCGATCTAAGGTTACAGACTTACAACACATCTACTACGTCGACGATTTACCTCTGCAATTCGAATTAGCTCGCGGGTCCCGGAGTTAAATGCGCATGTGAACTGCGCGGTTGATTTGGTTAAAACGGTTTAGTTAGCTAAAATACCCAAATGTGCATTGGAAATAGGTACGTAAATGGAACACACTATCACCACTCAATGATGATTTCGATCGTAGATAGATTAATTCGAATTGGGGTAAATCGGTTTGGGCTGTGTATGTAGCGTATTACACCGGACGAGTTTATAGCCATgcatgcaaggctgggcaagttaatgattattttaactcagttaagttaagttaacgTGTACCAATAACAAatggttaaaagttaaaagtcaatttaactatagttaagttaaaatgtaatacacactttttgttgagttaaaaaaatgtatttgtttatgCAACGCTAGCGTACTTTTCCAccacaaaactaaattatagagtatagtgtttatactttatacagtatttttatataagttaaattcgaatgatatacaattttaattttaaacaattcacggtaaatatgtTTTGACATTAAAACGAAATAGACCCAAATaacgaaatataattaaatttaaaacaaaataaattaacttaactttcttataaaataaaatattaattcgttattttcgtgttagttaaaaaagaaaattagtaatttaacaGTAAAGtaaatgaaaagccaaaagtaactaggtAGTCAAGTtagaaagttaaaataaaatttactttttaacttacaataacttttttactcgttaatgcccagccttgaattgcatgaataatatacttacatgtGTTATGCATACCAAATTCGCATTGTTTCATTATACGAATCAAGTTGATTAatgacaataattgtaaattaggtaataaattgtatgcctatattatatcgatatttatacgaccaataattattaattataattattagaaccATAATATtgatacgaaatattatataactatactataatatatattacataaatgtgTCAGTACTTACGTAAATATAGGATAAATATagggtaaatataatatacgaattgaCGATGGGATATGTGGATACCTTGATCGACGTCGTGCCGCTCTACTGTACCTTTTGTATACTGACGGACAATGAAACGCAAAAGCGACAAGTCCAGTTGCAAAGCCGTCGTGAATAGCACTGCCGCCAAAGTGAGGGACGCGCGCACGTACTGACTTTTTCCAACACAGCTGATGACGTCACTCGCAACACTTCACTGCTCCGCGTTTGGTTTTACGCGATcttaaatgttgtttaaaattattattgtaattattattactattattactactataattattataattgttagctAAGAGAAGTCGATCAACTATTAAattgacgtattataatatatattatttatatttatgtcgcAATAAGTCACAACCACTCGGTAAACGTCTTGTCGATTTCATTAAATGGAAACTAATTTCTTCGACCGagataaataatcaaatatagttttttagtgaaataattaaaactgtaataaaGTGAATATCTTTTCACGAAATAGATAGGCGTAGGTACTAAAACTTgatattgtgtaatttttttcatcaaatcaCCAACCACTTGtcgaaacaaaatttaatataggtacgtttaatacattttatttattaaatataaaccataatacaataatgtcacattaattaatgatatgAATTAGgcacttattaaaaaaaataatattcaaaaatattttcactctgccaatataaaatacaatttatgaataaaaaagttttaatatatatacctataaatttccTGATTTCAAAATCTCGATAGAAtgattataaatcaaattaaacgtCATTAGTTAACTTCATTTCCCTTTCAAGTGCCGGGTGGTAAACTggaatccccaaaagtgctgtGTGGTTAAGTGGAAATCCCCTAAAGTGTCGGGCGCACATATCAttcgtatcccctgcacaaccagacatTGAAATCAATACCACGGTCcttaaaaaacataaacttttagTTACatcttataactatattataaccttaTTGCGTTacgcataaacatttttctttcatgaaatattattttcgtaaaatAGTCGGGTTGTTGCACAGATCCTTACAATCCCTTTTCCATGATCGATGAACGCAGatgcgtgacaaaaaatagtatttgtggctcgtgcgggaaggtaatttcaattttgtgCGAACCCGTCCAACTAAAATAgttcacttcccgcccttgccacacaatatactattttgcaAGTTCCGCAATGAGGGACATTACAATTAAGGCAATCAATTAATTGAACCAAAGAGTAATTCAGAATGATTTATGACTAACTattcactattttatattaaaacttcaAATCAATTATTTTCTCCTCCAGTCTGGTCATATTTAATTGGATTAATAACGATTTATGTTGTGAATGAGGTTGACGAAGGATATTACGTTTGTAAGAATTAAAGTGAAGGAATCGATTTCGGATATCTTAAAATGCTTCGTACAGGGATGAACAGTCCAGCCTACCCATAATACTAACCTAAATTAACCAGTCCAAACGATATATCGTCGCTAATACTGCAATAGGACGTATCTCAGTTTTCATGATTTTACAGTAGAGCTATAAAACGCTACGTTTTGACCACGGTTATAGATATACGTTGTgttatcatttttgttatttacagtCTAACCAGTTGTCTAAGCGATTAATAGCCCAGCCTACCCATATCACTAACCTAACCAGTCCAAACGATATACGTCACCCGTGTCCGGACATTTCCTAATCGTGAAGAAACGATATTCTTTCTTTTCAAGTTCTCGGAGGTACGTGAACTAATTATTCCCTCGTGAAATAGACTATAGGTAGGAACCGTGGGTAGGTATTGGTATACAGAGTTAATAAACCAACACtgccagtggcgtagccaggaattttgtatgggggggggggggactaaatatacaaatacaatatgtctttcatttacactttttatttttttcattaatcttGATATAATTCCAAAGTAAACACAGTTAATTGGGGAGTCTATAGCCccccttagccccccccccccctgaataCGCCACTGAACACTGATATCTAAATGACGAAACGCGATGTGTTTAACTTTTTCCTAACttatattaagattaatatattataaactataatatattattatataggtataaataaattatatttataataattataacctaaatatattacattttgaccACATCTATCTATgtactgaaatttaaattaattattactgttttgGTAACCAATGTAAGTTAAAATAGAGTCagttcaatgatatattttaaggttttaaatatggttaatatattatattgactacaTAGTTGTTTGAAAACTGCTCTGtctaaaactttattttttataggtaaataatataaattctatactTAACAATGCCCTCTTTTAAAAATAGGCAAGAAAACATGATTTCATttccgccccccccccctggactcaaaaaatatgaacatttaatacaagattcctttttagttgttataattgCCATTTAGTGGATTTAATAAAAAAGGCGTCAACCGTAAGTTAGCAATAATGTtctatgagcattttaaataaacattttgagaaaattcgtaaaaattggggacaatttgaaaattattttgtaattataaattcatcaaaatgttaatattcatagggtagataataataatacctaactaaaatttgAACCACGGTATATTAGAATAtaccataatagtatactataatataccgtgatttgaaaatttaatccaAAATTTATCCtgcttagattttaaaaattgtttacatgaACACAGTTTCATAAGAAGTTGTGCATTTTTGGCAAATTATagaagttaaaatcattttgtttttacttaatattagatttaaaaatttattaattttacattttacataataagttataacttatataactaataattataaactaaattattcaCTGATTATGGTAGATGACTTACGATATTCTCCAGTGACTTAGGTTGATTGTCGAGCTGTTCTTcagcatattatacaaaacgatTCTCACAAATCGAAACACTAATATGACCCCAGATTCcagaaaaaacaatataatatagaaattaattattattgtaaaataaataaacaaagtaaatttaaaatgacgttgtaaaccaataattaataatacaattcaataaattataaatttaaatttaataattgttatgctTTTTTTACATAGTAAATTGAAAAggatattttgcatttttaaggATATAAAACCAGggcttgaaagttgaaactgtaatttttttttcctatttcgatttcggttccggttattggtatttattttttctgatttcgtttttggttttgaataccggtttttatatttttcgatttcaattttaattaccaatattgattttcttcaattttgttttcggtttcggtATTGATTATGGTTTTTAACGATTGAAACTGGTATTCAAAATC from the Acyrthosiphon pisum isolate AL4f chromosome X, pea_aphid_22Mar2018_4r6ur, whole genome shotgun sequence genome contains:
- the LOC100572278 gene encoding zinc transporter ZIP1 encodes the protein MDHSVAMNPVSTTAHITAAKASISLLLCLCSFATGLSPIKFAHTWRASRVRISRKPTVASLLLCFGGGVLMFTALVRMQPDVRRTVRILQADGRLPGSDHLGDLIFCAALFAVFIVDEYVNLSRGPGRGTSTAATPDSQPPPKSFRVLFAVVALSFQEAFVGLSFGLETAGPDDALWYTYATASGTKLIIAFCLGMELAWSGARNSAIVVCSAVFATVTPVGVAIGMALSQCCDNNAANKLPSPGILHATSQALGAASLAFVVFLEVLPRHKHAGFTHLISTIVGFHVMLLLQFATNYQQSA